CTCGGTACCTAGTTGTATCACCGCTTGTTCCATTCCAGACACTATGTGAACATATTTGTTGTTGTTCTGCTTTTCTTCTTTCTTTTCATCATCATCACTATTATCGTCGGATATGTACGTGGTTGTAATACGTGATTCCTTGCTTACTATATGGTTATCCTGCCTATCTGTCATATACCAGGTTGAAAATAGAGTAATTGTTTTATCAATGTCATTGGGAATAAAATCGTGGATTAGTACATGTATTTTATAATCAAGGTTGTTACTGTTGTTTGATTGTAACGTAACTATTTTCCTCAGGTTGGAATTTTGGCCGATGGCATGGTGCAAGGTTCTGGTTATGCAGTCTTCTACGGGTTCCACCCACCGATTAAATTCATCCTGGACTATTTCATTGTCAGAGATTTGCGTAACTATTTGTGGCTTATCTAAATAATGTGGGATAGAAACCTTGTCTATGCCAATGGAAGTGGCACAGGATTGGTTATCTGTCATATTTTTTAACGCTATGCCCATGGTATAGAACCGGGTATGATCTACTACCGGAGTGAATAGACAGCCACTAAAAATAATAGGAAGTAAAAAGAGAATGTTTTTTATTTTGCGCATAAATTATTTTTTGGGATTTGCTTTTCCTGAAATTATAGCATTTGGGTTGCGTTCTAAATAATCTGCAAGCTCTTTTAATGATTTTGCCGCCATGGTTATTTCCTGAATAGCATCACCTAACCCATACTTAAGTTTCTTTTCTTCACGGAACATATTGTTTATAGAGCTGGACATATTTCCAAATTTATCGAGAGCCAATTTACCACTGGCTAGTGTGGATCTTGTTTTGTCTGAAATTTTATTTACATTGGTTTTTAATATTGCTACAAAATCTTCGATAGAACCTAATGTATCATTAAAGTGCTTGAAGGTATTTGAAAAATCCGGTGAATCAAAAACTCTACCTATGGACTTGGCGGCAGAAGTCATTCCACTGACCATGGATTTTAGGTCTATGTTACTGAGAGTGTTGTCCGCTGTGGAAAGAATAGACGAAATCCTATCAAAAATTCCAATGAAATCGATTTTACTGATTTTTTTGATTATAACCTCGATGCTGCTCAGAAGTTCATCGATGCCGGAAGGTGTGGTTGGTATCTGAATATACTTGGTGCTATTTGTAGAGAATATGCGGATTTTTTTTGATGCATAGTAATCTAATTCTATAAATAATTTTCCTGTTACAATGCTTTCAAACGTTAATTTTGCAGCCAAGCCTTGTTTTATTTGTTTTTTGTAAAATTCTATGTTATCCTCACCACTGGATTCATCTTTTACTGTATCAAACATTGAATTATCTATCTCTATTATCACCGGAGTAATGGATAAATCTTTGTCTTTGTCATAGAATATGGATATTTTTTTTACGTTACCGATAGTAACTCCCTTAAATTTCACTGGAGATCCCACATCCAGGCCATTCAGTGATGAATCGAAATACAGAATAAATTTGTTTGTGCTATGGAAAAAATTGCCTTTGGAAAATAATAGGATGAATGATAATAGGACAGCAAACGAGCATACTATAAACATTCCTATGGCTAATGAATTGGCTTTTTTACTCATTTGTCATTCAACATTCCTCTTGAAAGAAAGTATTTTACTTTAGTGTGAAAATTTTCAAGTAATTGATTTGGTGAACCAATTGCCAGTACAGTTTTGGAATCGGCGTCAAGATACATTGCATTATCTCCAATGGCGAAAATACTATGCAAATCATGGGTTACGATCAGCATGGTAGTTCCAAGGGTTTTTCGTAGCTTGAGTATTAAATTATCGAGATTATTTGCGCTGATTGGGTCCAGCCCGGCCGATGGTTCATCGAGGAACAGTATGTCCGGATTAAGAGCAATTGCTCTTGCCAGGCCGGCGCGCTTACGCATTCCTCCTGAGATTTCAGATGGATATAGGTGACCATGGTTTTCAAGTCCTACCAGCGATAGTTTCATATTTACCGCTTCTTTAATTTCGGATTTGGTCAGATTTGTGAATTCCTCCAGTACCAATGCTATGTTTTCCACTAATGTCATTGAACTCCATAGGGCTCCGCTTTGATACAGCACACCAAAGCGTGTTGCAAGTGGTTTGTCCGAATCATTTAATATATTTATAAAATCCGCACCATCATAGAACACTACTCCCTGGTTCGTAGGCTTTAGACCGATCATGTGTTTCAATAGTGTGCTTTTACCACAGCCACTCTCACCGATTATTAAAAAAATTTCACCAGCCTTTACGTTAAAACTAATATCGTTCATCACGATGGTTTTCCCATAGCTCATGGTCAAATTTTTAACTGAGATCTTATCTGCCAACGGATTAAGACTTATGAAATTGAGTAATTTGTAAAGAATAACTGTGATTTTAAGCACTAAAAGTGCAGAAATTTAAATTATTTTGGAAGAATTGCAAAAAAAAGCTTTACTACGGAGATAGGGTTCCTACTCATCCGCTTGGTAGTAGGTTTATATATAGAGGTTTTTCCATGGGAAATCTGAAAAAAAAGCGCAGGTTAAAAATGAATAAGCATAAACGCAGCAAGCGTTCGCGAGCTAACAGACATAAGAAGAGAACCTGGGGAAATTGATTTGATTGCTTTTTGATGTGCGTACTGTTGTTGCCATACCAGCGAGATGGGCTTCTAGTAGATTCCCAGGTAAGGTATTAGCTGATTTAGATGGTGTGCCGATTTTAAAACGCGTATGGAACAACGCCTGTTCCGTTGTTGGCATTGATGAGGTGATAATCCTTGTGGATAATGATAAGGTTTACCTCGAAGCAACTTCTTGGGGTGCAAGAGTTATGGTTACATCACCGGATTGTTCCTGTGGAACGGAGAGAATAGCCTCGGTGTTGGGTAAGATCGATGGCGATTTTATTATAAACCTACAGGCTGATGAGCCGCTTCTGGACCTAGATGTCCTTGAGAAGATGGTACAATTTGCTGAAAATAACAGCTGCCAGATGGTTACACCGGTGTTCAAACTCGTTGCTGGCGAAGATATTTTCGATGCTAATCTGGTAAAAGTTGTGGTAAATCCTGGCGGCGAAGCGATGTATTTTTCCAGGAGTCCGATACCATTTATTCGGGATGAAAATGATAGATCTAAATGGCCAGGCTACTATGATTTTCTTGGTCATATAGGTGTCTATGGCTATTCAAGGGAAGTTTTAGCGAAGTATTACTCATTGCAACCCAGTAGGCTGGAGGATATTGAGAAATTGGAACAGTTGCGGTTTTTAGCCAATGGGGTTAGGATCCATACGTTGATGGCCAGCGGGCCAACCATCGAAATAAATACGCCGGAAGATATGGCTAAGGCAATGAGGTTTTTGAGTAGTTCTAAAAGTCATCTGTCATAGACTTCGGCCAATTCACGAAGGGTTTCAGCGGATTTTCCCAGTGTAAAAAATTGGTCTTCGGTCATCCGCCAGGTCCAGTTATTTGTTTGGGTTCCCGGGGTATTTAGTCTGGCATTTTGATCCAGGCCTAGAATGTCCTGGGTGCAGATTATGGCCGTGTTACAAGGTGATTTGTAGGCTTCGGTCAGAAGGGCCCAGACCAGAGAGTTGTCATCGGATTTTACATAGCGCCTGATGTTGTGTTTATCTATCTCGCCCAGAGAGTTAACCCAGCCCCGTAGGGTATTGTTGTCGTGGGTACCGGTGTACATGACGTTGTTTTGGTATTGGTTATGTGGCAGGTAGGTGCTTTGTGGAAAATTTGAAAATGCAAATTGTAAAACGGCCATGCCTGGGAAACCTGTAGTTTTTAGCAGGTCTGTCACGCCTTTGTTCAGTTCCCCCAGGTTTTCGGCGATGCATTCCAATTTTGGGAATTTTTTTTTGATGACTTTGAAAAAATCAACTCCTGGCCCAGCATTCCAGGAGCCATTTTTGGCAGTTTCTGAACCGAAAGGTACAGCCCAAAAGTCATAAAACCCACGAAAATGATCCAGCCGTATCACATCGTAGAGTTCGAGATTTCTTTTAAGACGGTCTAGCCACCATTTGTAATTTATCTCCTTGAGCACCTGCCAGTTATACAATGGATTTCCCCAAAGCTGTCCTGATTCCGAGAAGTAATCCGGAGGAACACCGGCCAGCTGGGTTGGGCGATTTTTGTCATCAAATAGGAAGATTTGTTTATTTGCCCAGACATCAGCGCTGTCCAGCCCAGGGAAAATCGGGATATCGCCGATTAGCTTGATGCCATTTTGCTGGGCATAGCTTCTGAGATCCGAGAATTGTTTATGGAAAACGTATTGTATGGCCTTGTGTATGTTGGCCAATTTTATCACTTCCGATGGAAGTTTTTTCAGATCCGATGAGGATGAAAATTCGGCTGGCCACTGGTACCAGGGTTTTTTGTCAAAATACTCTTTCAGTGCCATGAAGTTGCAGAACGGATCAAGCCATTTTGCCGAACTTTTGAATTTATTAAAACCTTCGTCCAGGTTTTTGTATTTTTTTAAAAAATTTTCCGATGCCGAAAATATTATGGGCCAGAACAATTCATTGAGCTTGGAAAAATCAACCCGATCTCTTGAAAGTTCGGCTAAAGGTCTCGTATCTTCTTTGGATAAAAGGCCTTCGTTCACAAAATAGTTCAGATCTATCAGGTATGGATTACCGGCGAAGCTGGATAGACTCTGGTAGGGAGAGTCGCCGTAACCTGTTGGCGATAGTGGACAAACCTGCCAATATTTTATTTTGCCTGCCCGTAGAAAGTTCAGGAAATTTTTGGCATTTCCATCGATACAACCGATGCCCTGGTCGCTGGGAAGGCAGGTCAGGTGATGCAAAATTCCTGCAGAACGTTGTTGTAGACAATTGAATAGATGTTCCATCAAAATCCCTTTAACAGATTCTTGTCAAATTAGTTCTGAT
Above is a window of Puniceicoccales bacterium DNA encoding:
- the malQ gene encoding 4-alpha-glucanotransferase codes for the protein MEHLFNCLQQRSAGILHHLTCLPSDQGIGCIDGNAKNFLNFLRAGKIKYWQVCPLSPTGYGDSPYQSLSSFAGNPYLIDLNYFVNEGLLSKEDTRPLAELSRDRVDFSKLNELFWPIIFSASENFLKKYKNLDEGFNKFKSSAKWLDPFCNFMALKEYFDKKPWYQWPAEFSSSSDLKKLPSEVIKLANIHKAIQYVFHKQFSDLRSYAQQNGIKLIGDIPIFPGLDSADVWANKQIFLFDDKNRPTQLAGVPPDYFSESGQLWGNPLYNWQVLKEINYKWWLDRLKRNLELYDVIRLDHFRGFYDFWAVPFGSETAKNGSWNAGPGVDFFKVIKKKFPKLECIAENLGELNKGVTDLLKTTGFPGMAVLQFAFSNFPQSTYLPHNQYQNNVMYTGTHDNNTLRGWVNSLGEIDKHNIRRYVKSDDNSLVWALLTEAYKSPCNTAIICTQDILGLDQNARLNTPGTQTNNWTWRMTEDQFFTLGKSAETLRELAEVYDR
- a CDS encoding AURKAIP1/COX24 domain-containing protein → MGNLKKKRRLKMNKHKRSKRSRANRHKKRTWGN
- a CDS encoding ATP-binding cassette domain-containing protein yields the protein MSYGKTIVMNDISFNVKAGEIFLIIGESGCGKSTLLKHMIGLKPTNQGVVFYDGADFINILNDSDKPLATRFGVLYQSGALWSSMTLVENIALVLEEFTNLTKSEIKEAVNMKLSLVGLENHGHLYPSEISGGMRKRAGLARAIALNPDILFLDEPSAGLDPISANNLDNLILKLRKTLGTTMLIVTHDLHSIFAIGDNAMYLDADSKTVLAIGSPNQLLENFHTKVKYFLSRGMLNDK
- a CDS encoding PqiC family protein; amino-acid sequence: MGIALKNMTDNQSCATSIGIDKVSIPHYLDKPQIVTQISDNEIVQDEFNRWVEPVEDCITRTLHHAIGQNSNLRKIVTLQSNNSNNLDYKIHVLIHDFIPNDIDKTITLFSTWYMTDRQDNHIVSKESRITTTYISDDNSDDDEKKEEKQNNNKYVHIVSGMEQAVIQLGTE
- the kdsB gene encoding 3-deoxy-manno-octulosonate cytidylyltransferase, whose protein sequence is MRTVVAIPARWASSRFPGKVLADLDGVPILKRVWNNACSVVGIDEVIILVDNDKVYLEATSWGARVMVTSPDCSCGTERIASVLGKIDGDFIINLQADEPLLDLDVLEKMVQFAENNSCQMVTPVFKLVAGEDIFDANLVKVVVNPGGEAMYFSRSPIPFIRDENDRSKWPGYYDFLGHIGVYGYSREVLAKYYSLQPSRLEDIEKLEQLRFLANGVRIHTLMASGPTIEINTPEDMAKAMRFLSSSKSHLS
- a CDS encoding MlaD family protein; this translates as MSKKANSLAIGMFIVCSFAVLLSFILLFSKGNFFHSTNKFILYFDSSLNGLDVGSPVKFKGVTIGNVKKISIFYDKDKDLSITPVIIEIDNSMFDTVKDESSGEDNIEFYKKQIKQGLAAKLTFESIVTGKLFIELDYYASKKIRIFSTNSTKYIQIPTTPSGIDELLSSIEVIIKKISKIDFIGIFDRISSILSTADNTLSNIDLKSMVSGMTSAAKSIGRVFDSPDFSNTFKHFNDTLGSIEDFVAILKTNVNKISDKTRSTLASGKLALDKFGNMSSSINNMFREEKKLKYGLGDAIQEITMAAKSLKELADYLERNPNAIISGKANPKK